A DNA window from Streptomyces asoensis contains the following coding sequences:
- a CDS encoding discoidin domain-containing protein, translated as MSSVSRRSVLRSAIAVALAPTLGSALLPGLAPVAAAAVSWTAKWIWAPSSSANQWVAFRRSFTLGSAPSKAVTQIAADSKYWLWVNGTMVVFEGGLKRGPNRTDTYYDEIDLAPYLKSGGNTVALLVWYFGKQGFSHNSSGKGGLLFQSDIQAGPTTRLVSDASWKHTVHPGYANNTGGTQVNFRLPESNVYYDARNSTAMTGWESPGYDDSGWSAPTDLGAAGAAPWNGLVQRPIPQFRHSGLKAYVNAASLPSTGQGATAVSAVLPSNIQVTPYLKVDAPAGAVIGVQTDHYDDGAGLTGIEPGTQYNVRATYVCKGGVQEFEALAWMSGTAVRYTIPAGVGILDLKYRESGYDTDFAGSFTSSDAFLDTLWGKAARTMYVNMRDNYMDCPTRERSQWWGDVVNQLKEGFYTFDTRSHALGAKAISQLASWQKPGGALYSPVPSTIWTAELPVQMLASVWSFGTYHLYTGNTDAVTGAYPAVTAYLDLWSLDADGLVGHRAGDWDWEDWGSNIDARLLDNCWYHLALGTAITLAGLSGNSGDVPAWQAKRDSIRSNFDRVLWSSSGNAYRSPGYDGDTDDRGNALAVVAGLAPATRERAITEVLRTHLNASPYMEFYVLEALYLMGAATVAEERMRNRFAAQVADRACHTLWEVWEKAAGTDNHAWNGGPLYALSAYAAGIRPTEPGWATYDVVPQTGTLTKIDTVVPTVKGDVRFGITRGGDQVTLTLTSPIGTTARVGVPTYRGASPVIKAGGTTVYSGGSSTGGVSGLTYAGKDSSYVYFTLQPGGWTFSVTGAGRLDDLALGRPVSSNNSLENGDWGRSRLTDGRLTGVGGAKGYTSNEFSSPDVGANPVWVEIDLGADTDLDAVRLFPRTDTPATGGGTAGFPVDFTIQTRPDGSSAYTTARTVTAEPDPGGLVQTYGFRTTTARHVRLQVTRLGAPATDESTKYRLQLAELTVPTAATTVTAGCTLENGDWGKTRVLDGVTTGVPGAKGFTSIDFSSADVSATPVWIEIDLGADRPIGSVTLHPRTDTEGAGGGTAGFPVDFTIQTRPDGSSACTTARTVTAEPDPGGAARTYTLASATGRYLRLKATKLGRPASDETSKYRLQLAEIRIK; from the coding sequence ATGTCGTCTGTATCGCGCCGGTCCGTCCTGCGCTCGGCCATCGCCGTGGCGCTCGCGCCCACCCTCGGTTCGGCGCTTCTGCCGGGGCTCGCTCCGGTGGCGGCGGCCGCCGTCTCCTGGACCGCGAAGTGGATCTGGGCTCCGTCGAGTTCGGCGAACCAGTGGGTGGCCTTCCGCAGATCGTTCACGCTGGGCTCCGCGCCGTCGAAGGCGGTGACGCAGATCGCGGCGGACTCGAAGTACTGGCTGTGGGTGAACGGGACGATGGTGGTCTTCGAGGGCGGGCTCAAGCGCGGCCCGAACCGCACGGACACCTACTACGACGAGATCGACCTCGCCCCGTACCTGAAGAGCGGCGGCAACACGGTCGCGCTGCTGGTCTGGTACTTCGGCAAGCAGGGCTTCTCGCACAACAGCAGCGGCAAGGGCGGTCTGCTGTTCCAGTCGGACATCCAGGCGGGCCCGACCACCCGGCTGGTGAGCGACGCGAGTTGGAAGCACACCGTCCACCCGGGCTACGCCAACAACACCGGCGGCACGCAGGTCAACTTCCGCCTGCCGGAGTCGAACGTCTACTACGACGCCCGCAACTCCACCGCGATGACGGGCTGGGAGTCCCCCGGTTACGACGACAGCGGCTGGAGCGCGCCGACCGACCTCGGTGCCGCGGGCGCCGCGCCCTGGAACGGCCTGGTGCAGCGGCCGATCCCGCAGTTCCGCCACTCGGGGTTGAAGGCGTATGTCAACGCGGCCTCGCTGCCGTCCACGGGCCAGGGTGCCACCGCGGTGTCGGCCGTCCTGCCGTCCAACATCCAGGTCACGCCGTACCTGAAGGTGGATGCCCCGGCCGGCGCGGTGATCGGGGTCCAGACCGATCACTACGACGACGGCGCCGGGCTGACCGGGATCGAGCCCGGCACGCAGTACAACGTGCGGGCCACCTACGTCTGCAAGGGCGGCGTGCAGGAGTTCGAGGCACTGGCGTGGATGAGCGGCACCGCCGTGCGCTACACGATCCCCGCGGGTGTGGGCATCCTCGACCTGAAGTACCGGGAGTCCGGCTACGACACCGACTTCGCCGGCTCGTTCACGAGCAGTGACGCCTTCCTGGACACCCTGTGGGGCAAGGCCGCCCGCACCATGTACGTCAACATGCGGGACAACTACATGGACTGTCCCACCCGCGAGCGCTCCCAGTGGTGGGGCGACGTCGTCAACCAGCTCAAGGAGGGCTTCTACACCTTCGACACCCGCTCCCACGCCCTCGGCGCGAAGGCCATCTCCCAGCTGGCCTCCTGGCAGAAGCCCGGCGGCGCGCTGTACTCGCCGGTCCCGTCGACGATCTGGACGGCCGAGCTGCCGGTCCAGATGCTCGCCTCGGTGTGGTCCTTCGGCACCTACCACCTCTACACCGGCAACACCGACGCCGTCACCGGCGCCTATCCGGCGGTGACGGCCTACCTCGACCTGTGGAGCCTGGACGCCGACGGACTCGTCGGCCACCGGGCCGGGGACTGGGACTGGGAGGACTGGGGCAGCAACATCGACGCCCGCCTCCTGGACAACTGCTGGTACCACCTGGCTCTCGGCACGGCCATCACCCTCGCCGGTCTCAGCGGCAACAGCGGCGACGTCCCCGCCTGGCAGGCCAAGCGCGACAGCATCAGGTCCAACTTCGACCGGGTGCTGTGGAGTTCCTCCGGGAACGCATACCGCTCCCCCGGCTACGACGGCGACACCGACGACCGCGGCAATGCCCTCGCCGTCGTCGCCGGACTGGCCCCCGCCACCCGCGAGCGGGCGATCACCGAGGTGCTCCGCACCCACCTCAACGCCAGCCCGTACATGGAGTTCTACGTCCTGGAGGCGCTGTACCTGATGGGCGCGGCCACCGTCGCCGAGGAGCGCATGCGCAACCGCTTCGCCGCCCAGGTCGCCGACCGCGCCTGCCACACCCTGTGGGAGGTGTGGGAGAAGGCCGCGGGCACCGACAACCACGCCTGGAACGGCGGTCCCCTGTACGCGCTGTCCGCGTACGCCGCGGGCATCCGTCCCACCGAGCCGGGCTGGGCGACGTACGACGTCGTCCCGCAGACCGGCACCCTCACGAAGATCGACACCGTGGTGCCCACCGTCAAGGGGGACGTCCGCTTCGGCATCACGCGGGGCGGCGACCAGGTCACCCTGACCCTCACCTCCCCGATCGGAACCACCGCACGCGTGGGTGTCCCGACGTATCGCGGCGCCTCACCGGTCATCAAGGCAGGCGGCACCACCGTCTACAGCGGCGGCTCCTCCACCGGCGGCGTCAGCGGCCTGACGTACGCGGGCAAGGACTCCTCGTACGTCTACTTCACCCTGCAACCGGGCGGCTGGACGTTCTCGGTCACGGGCGCCGGCCGTCTGGACGACCTGGCGCTGGGCCGGCCCGTCTCCAGCAACAACAGCCTGGAGAACGGCGACTGGGGCAGGAGCCGGCTCACCGACGGCAGGCTCACCGGCGTGGGCGGCGCCAAGGGCTACACGAGCAACGAATTCTCCTCCCCCGACGTCGGCGCGAACCCCGTCTGGGTGGAGATCGACCTCGGCGCGGACACCGACCTCGACGCCGTACGGCTCTTCCCGCGCACCGACACCCCGGCGACCGGCGGCGGCACGGCGGGCTTCCCCGTCGACTTCACGATCCAGACCCGCCCCGACGGATCCAGCGCCTACACCACCGCCCGCACCGTCACCGCCGAGCCCGACCCGGGCGGGCTCGTGCAGACGTACGGCTTCCGGACCACGACCGCCCGCCACGTACGTCTGCAAGTCACCAGGCTCGGCGCACCCGCGACCGACGAGTCCACCAAGTACCGCCTCCAGCTCGCGGAGCTGACCGTCCCCACCGCAGCGACCACCGTCACCGCCGGCTGCACGCTGGAGAACGGCGACTGGGGCAAGACACGGGTCCTGGACGGCGTCACCACCGGCGTGCCCGGCGCCAAGGGCTTCACCAGCATCGACTTCTCCTCCGCCGACGTCAGCGCCACACCCGTGTGGATCGAGATCGACCTCGGGGCCGACCGGCCGATCGGCTCCGTCACCCTCCATCCCCGCACGGACACCGAAGGAGCCGGTGGCGGCACGGCGGGCTTCCCCGTCGACTTCACGATCCAGACCCGCCCCGACGGATCCAGCGCCTGCACCACCGCCCGCACCGTGACAGCCGAACCCGACCCCGGCGGAGCCGCTCGGACCTACACTCTCGCCTCCGCCACCGGCCGCTACCTGCGCCTGAAGGCGACAAAACTCGGCAGACCCGCCTCGGACGAGACCTCCAAATACCGCCTTCAGCTCGCCGAGATCCGTATCAAGTAG
- a CDS encoding FKBP-type peptidyl-prolyl cis-trans isomerase produces MSEPTKPRVEVPEGAAPTELTIRDLVIGDGPEALPGRVVRVHYVGVTFASGREFDSSWEQDRPFKFAVGGGRAIKGWDRGVRGMKVGGRREIIVPPRLGYGNQSPSSLIPAGSTLIFVVDLLSVVGGPAGAGRSATGSA; encoded by the coding sequence ATGAGCGAGCCGACGAAGCCCAGGGTCGAGGTTCCGGAGGGTGCCGCGCCCACCGAGCTGACGATCCGTGACCTCGTGATCGGGGACGGTCCCGAAGCGCTGCCGGGCAGGGTGGTCCGGGTCCACTATGTGGGGGTCACCTTCGCGTCGGGGAGGGAGTTCGACTCCTCCTGGGAGCAGGACAGGCCGTTCAAGTTCGCCGTGGGCGGCGGCAGGGCCATCAAGGGCTGGGACCGGGGGGTGAGGGGGATGAAGGTCGGCGGCCGACGGGAGATCATCGTTCCTCCGCGTCTCGGTTACGGCAATCAGTCACCGTCGTCCCTGATCCCCGCGGGCTCCACGCTGATCTTCGTCGTGGACCTGCTGTCGGTCGTGGGCGGGCCCGCCGGAGCCGGCAGGAGCGCGACCGGCTCCGCCTGA
- a CDS encoding PP2C family protein-serine/threonine phosphatase — MIRSVRLRHRHRPYGGQRQAVLLSPLLVTVVITAVAFATPRQIAFSRLLPAAPALAAALWPVLPTVLLGAFCLAVMIGISFVYSDLGTPYTVAAIAAVTLAAAYASHLRLLREETLYQVRLVADAAQQVLLRPLPPRIHDIEIHSLYRAAQEQARIGGDFYEAADTPYGLRLLIGDVRGKGLAAVGAAAAVTNCFRENAYDQPDLTSLIHRLQTTMTRYSTTTPAHDQQEHFATALITEIPHHGNHASILNCGHPPPLLVHRDDVRLLEPTQPSTPLNLAGLLGDHYYIDTVPFTPGDQLLLYTDGVTETRNHHGTFFPLPDWMRRHRTTAPRELLGRLHTDLLHYSSGALDDDIAALALHYRPAPAPRP; from the coding sequence ATGATCAGATCAGTGCGGCTCCGGCACCGCCACCGCCCCTACGGCGGTCAGCGGCAGGCCGTACTGCTGTCACCGCTGCTCGTCACCGTCGTGATCACCGCCGTGGCCTTCGCCACACCGAGGCAGATCGCCTTCAGCAGGCTGCTGCCCGCGGCCCCCGCGCTGGCCGCCGCCCTGTGGCCCGTACTGCCCACCGTCCTGCTGGGAGCGTTCTGCCTCGCGGTCATGATCGGCATCAGCTTCGTCTACTCCGACCTGGGGACGCCGTACACCGTCGCCGCCATCGCCGCGGTCACCCTCGCGGCCGCCTACGCGAGCCACCTGCGACTGCTACGCGAGGAGACCCTCTACCAGGTCCGGCTCGTCGCCGACGCGGCCCAGCAGGTACTGCTGCGCCCGCTGCCGCCCCGCATCCACGACATCGAGATCCACTCCCTGTACCGCGCCGCGCAGGAGCAGGCCCGCATCGGAGGCGACTTCTACGAGGCGGCCGACACCCCCTACGGCCTCCGCCTGCTGATCGGCGACGTCCGCGGCAAGGGCCTCGCCGCCGTGGGAGCCGCCGCGGCGGTGACCAACTGCTTCCGGGAGAACGCCTACGACCAACCCGACCTGACGAGCCTCATCCACCGCCTCCAGACCACCATGACCCGCTACAGCACCACCACCCCCGCCCACGACCAGCAGGAGCACTTCGCGACCGCCCTCATCACCGAGATCCCCCACCACGGCAACCACGCCAGCATCCTCAACTGCGGACACCCTCCGCCGCTCCTCGTCCACCGCGACGACGTCCGCCTCCTCGAACCCACCCAGCCCTCCACGCCCCTCAACCTCGCCGGGCTCCTCGGCGACCACTACTACATCGACACCGTCCCCTTCACGCCCGGCGACCAGCTGCTCCTCTACACCGACGGCGTCACCGAGACGCGCAACCACCACGGCACCTTCTTCCCGCTGCCCGACTGGATGCGCCGGCACCGCACCACAGCGCCCCGTGAGCTGCTCGGCCGGCTGCACACGGACCTCCTCCACTACAGCAGCGGCGCACTCGACGACGACATCGCCGCCCTCGCCCTGCACTACCGCCCCGCCCCGGCACCGCGACCCTGA
- a CDS encoding MarR family winged helix-turn-helix transcriptional regulator translates to MSQRDGGIDLDKSLGYLLKEASSALRVAMEEVLRPLGMNVTHYSCLELLAQRPGLSNSELARGAFVTRQTMNVLLQALERDGHVTRPAEAPVGKVLPARLTPLGRRSLEKATVAVRSVELRMLAGLGEAEQAAAFRILHIMIHSLRDGGAGA, encoded by the coding sequence ATGAGTCAACGTGATGGCGGCATCGACCTGGACAAATCGCTGGGCTACCTGCTGAAAGAGGCTTCGAGTGCCCTGCGCGTGGCCATGGAGGAGGTGCTGCGCCCCCTCGGCATGAACGTGACGCACTACTCCTGCCTCGAGCTGCTGGCCCAGCGGCCGGGCTTGTCGAACTCCGAGCTGGCCCGCGGGGCGTTCGTGACGCGGCAGACGATGAACGTGCTGCTCCAGGCCCTGGAACGGGACGGTCATGTGACCAGGCCCGCGGAGGCGCCCGTAGGGAAGGTGCTTCCCGCGCGACTCACGCCGCTCGGGCGTCGGAGCCTGGAGAAGGCGACCGTGGCGGTGCGGTCCGTCGAGCTCAGAATGCTGGCCGGGCTGGGCGAGGCCGAGCAGGCGGCCGCGTTCCGGATCCTGCACATCATGATCCACTCCCTGCGTGACGGCGGGGCCGGTGCGTAG
- a CDS encoding VOC family protein, with amino-acid sequence MPVTGPDFISLQARDLDASQAFYEQYLGVVRSPAGPPHAVVFETKPIAFALRDVLPGTDLASVPQPGIGAAIWLHATDVQAIHDALVADGHTIVSAPIDGPFGRTFTFADPDGYHVTLHDRA; translated from the coding sequence ATGCCCGTCACCGGCCCCGACTTCATCTCGCTCCAGGCGCGCGACCTCGACGCGTCACAGGCGTTCTACGAGCAGTACCTCGGCGTCGTCCGCTCACCGGCAGGACCTCCGCACGCCGTCGTCTTCGAGACGAAGCCGATCGCGTTCGCACTCCGGGACGTCCTTCCCGGCACCGATCTCGCATCCGTGCCCCAGCCCGGCATCGGTGCCGCGATCTGGCTGCACGCCACCGACGTCCAGGCCATTCACGACGCTCTCGTCGCCGACGGTCACACCATCGTCTCGGCGCCGATCGACGGGCCCTTCGGCCGGACCTTCACCTTCGCCGACCCCGACGGCTACCACGTCACCCTCCACGACCGCGCCTGA
- a CDS encoding peptidase inhibitor family I36 protein gives MHIRAKVSSLLAVAGLLFAGLVGSASPAAAAEECPADRLCLYSSTQLRGLKFSAASTNTCFWLGRYGLGEGTNGINSYVNNLPVTAQVYQFDTGAGTDSAARTLRGSVRAGGASSDTDAVNPASPWHTLDKVCTGGADPMTSPGFDVSAHSTADPANYADVPGTKLEFDAAAGAKSYLWSRDVSVRNLTSLAEHRNVGVTAALRCMYADGRALPSGYETGSYWAANFVPTVDTALLPSVRWTFIAPTADRYRCRISVLPYATWIDADDTATMRVEAGATLARAVYSAMDRWSLGGTDPAALAPGTTTSVLDHVYTPGGTDDIAIVMDANVTSCNNDKDGVSPNYGIDDCSDPADPTAHHTKASTWIEAQPQKSDGTRCGSPLKSAVASWNISERKHHQTATNSLYLTTADLGSCDRVRVSLKVSNTEGNRLQVHTGPASQNIVKTHALAFAY, from the coding sequence ATGCATATACGTGCAAAAGTCAGCTCTCTCCTGGCCGTCGCGGGGCTCCTGTTCGCCGGTCTCGTCGGCTCGGCGTCGCCCGCTGCCGCGGCCGAGGAGTGTCCGGCCGACAGGCTGTGCCTCTATTCCAGTACCCAGCTCAGAGGGCTCAAGTTCTCCGCGGCCAGTACGAACACCTGCTTCTGGCTGGGACGTTACGGGCTGGGCGAAGGCACCAACGGCATCAATTCCTACGTCAACAACCTGCCCGTCACGGCGCAGGTGTACCAGTTCGACACCGGCGCGGGAACCGACTCGGCGGCCCGCACCCTGCGGGGCAGCGTGCGGGCCGGCGGTGCCAGCAGCGACACCGACGCCGTGAATCCCGCTTCGCCGTGGCACACGCTGGACAAGGTCTGCACGGGCGGCGCGGACCCGATGACGTCCCCCGGTTTCGATGTGTCCGCCCATTCGACCGCCGACCCGGCCAACTACGCGGACGTCCCCGGGACGAAACTGGAGTTCGACGCGGCGGCGGGCGCGAAGTCCTACCTGTGGTCCCGCGACGTCTCGGTCCGCAACCTCACCTCGCTGGCCGAGCATCGCAACGTCGGCGTGACGGCCGCCTTGCGCTGTATGTACGCGGACGGACGCGCGCTGCCCAGCGGCTACGAAACGGGCTCGTACTGGGCGGCGAACTTCGTACCCACCGTCGACACGGCACTGCTGCCCTCGGTCCGGTGGACCTTCATCGCTCCGACGGCGGACCGGTACCGGTGCAGGATCTCGGTTCTTCCCTATGCGACGTGGATCGACGCGGACGACACCGCCACGATGCGGGTGGAGGCGGGCGCGACCTTGGCGCGAGCCGTATACAGCGCAATGGACCGGTGGTCGCTGGGCGGCACCGACCCGGCCGCACTGGCCCCCGGGACGACGACGAGCGTCCTCGACCACGTCTACACGCCCGGCGGAACCGACGACATCGCGATCGTCATGGACGCCAACGTGACCAGTTGCAACAACGACAAGGACGGCGTCTCCCCCAACTACGGCATCGACGACTGCTCGGATCCGGCGGACCCGACGGCGCACCACACGAAGGCGTCCACATGGATCGAGGCCCAACCCCAGAAGAGCGACGGGACCCGGTGCGGCAGCCCGCTGAAGAGCGCGGTGGCCTCGTGGAACATCTCTGAGCGCAAGCACCACCAGACCGCCACGAACTCCCTGTATCTCACTACGGCGGACCTGGGGTCATGCGACAGAGTCCGCGTGTCGCTGAAGGTCTCGAACACCGAGGGCAATCGTCTCCAGGTGCACACGGGGCCGGCCTCGCAGAACATCGTCAAGACGCACGCGTTGGCCTTCGCCTACTGA
- a CDS encoding GlxA family transcriptional regulator gives MTQESSQRARAAGVHRVVVIVDENSNPFELGCATEVFGLRRPEIGRQLYDFRLCSPEPAPRMRDGFFTLTGVAGLEAADTADTLIVPNRPDVEVPRRPAVLDAVRRAHARGARLIGLCSGAFTLAEAGVLDGRRATAHWQWADAFRARFPAVRLEADVLFVDDGDILTAAGSAAALDLGLHVVRRDHGAEVANSVSRRLVFAAHRDGGQRQFVERPMPDVPDESLAPVLSWAQERLDSPLTIADLATRAAVSPATLHRRFRTQLGTTPLAWLTAERLALACRLIERGESRFEVVARRSGLGTATNLRVLMRRGTGITPSAYRRRFGPEVN, from the coding sequence ATGACGCAAGAATCCTCGCAGCGCGCTCGTGCGGCAGGCGTGCACCGGGTGGTCGTGATCGTCGACGAGAACTCGAACCCGTTCGAGCTCGGCTGTGCGACCGAGGTCTTCGGTCTGCGCAGGCCCGAGATCGGCCGGCAGCTCTACGACTTCCGCCTCTGCTCGCCGGAGCCCGCTCCGCGGATGCGGGACGGGTTCTTCACGCTCACCGGCGTCGCCGGCCTGGAGGCGGCCGACACGGCGGACACCCTGATCGTCCCCAACCGCCCCGACGTCGAGGTGCCCCGCCGCCCCGCCGTACTGGACGCGGTCCGACGGGCGCATGCCCGCGGTGCCCGGCTGATCGGCTTGTGCAGCGGTGCCTTCACCCTGGCGGAGGCAGGCGTCCTCGACGGTCGCCGGGCCACCGCCCACTGGCAGTGGGCGGATGCGTTCCGCGCCCGCTTCCCCGCCGTCCGTCTGGAAGCGGACGTGCTGTTCGTGGACGACGGCGACATCCTCACCGCCGCGGGGAGTGCGGCCGCGCTCGACCTCGGGCTCCACGTGGTCCGCCGGGACCACGGCGCGGAGGTCGCCAACTCCGTCAGCCGGCGACTGGTCTTCGCGGCCCACCGCGACGGCGGGCAACGGCAGTTCGTGGAGCGGCCCATGCCCGACGTCCCGGACGAGTCCCTGGCACCCGTCCTGTCGTGGGCGCAGGAACGACTGGACTCGCCCCTGACGATCGCGGATCTCGCGACGCGCGCGGCGGTCAGCCCTGCGACGCTGCACCGCCGCTTCCGCACGCAGCTGGGAACGACCCCGCTGGCCTGGCTCACCGCTGAACGGCTCGCCCTGGCCTGCCGGTTGATCGAGCGGGGCGAGTCACGCTTCGAGGTGGTCGCACGGCGCAGCGGGCTCGGCACCGCCACCAATCTGCGCGTGCTGATGCGCCGCGGGACGGGCATCACGCCGTCGGCGTACCGGCGCCGCTTCGGACCCGAGGTGAACTGA
- a CDS encoding cupin domain-containing protein, with the protein MSNQPISLSRALASFEALWSPRIVTRVNDYDVRVAKVGGEHLWHAHDDTDEFFLVLEGELHISLREAGGERTVRLPRGAVFTVPAGTEHKPYAPSGAAILMFEPTGTPTVGDRHDEIPSHVDATTGHALDAAT; encoded by the coding sequence ATGAGCAATCAGCCGATCTCCCTCAGCCGGGCCCTGGCCTCCTTCGAAGCCCTGTGGAGTCCGCGCATCGTCACGCGGGTCAACGACTACGACGTCCGGGTCGCCAAGGTCGGGGGCGAACACCTCTGGCACGCCCACGACGACACCGACGAGTTCTTCCTGGTCCTGGAGGGTGAACTGCACATCTCCCTGCGCGAGGCCGGGGGTGAGCGCACGGTCCGGCTGCCGCGGGGCGCGGTCTTCACCGTCCCCGCGGGCACCGAGCACAAGCCGTACGCACCGTCCGGGGCCGCCATCCTCATGTTCGAGCCGACCGGTACGCCGACCGTGGGCGACCGCCACGACGAGATCCCCTCCCATGTGGACGCGACGACCGGACACGCCCTCGACGCCGCCACCTGA
- a CDS encoding helix-turn-helix transcriptional regulator, with translation MGSAKHTELGAFLRSRRARIRPADVGFVHGPRRRVPGLRRDEVAQLAGASVDYYNELERGAGSQPSEQMLAALARALRLSADERDYLYRLAGRPVPAHGGPASHVHPGMLDLLSRLTSTPAQVITDLHVTLVQNPPAVALLGDHSGFRGARASFVHRWFTDPAARQLYPEADHEQQSRAFVADLRAAAARRDVKDTEAASMIGSLLDASPRFAALWAEHEVGLRRDDRKRLVHPTLGLIEVNCLSLFSEDGRQRLLWFTPAVGTDSAGLLDLLAVLGTQDVTGPAG, from the coding sequence ATGGGTTCTGCGAAACACACCGAGCTGGGCGCCTTCCTGCGCTCACGGCGCGCCCGCATCCGGCCGGCCGACGTGGGATTCGTCCACGGGCCGCGCCGCCGGGTGCCGGGGCTCCGCCGCGACGAGGTCGCCCAGCTCGCCGGAGCCTCGGTGGACTACTACAACGAACTCGAACGCGGTGCCGGGTCCCAGCCCTCCGAGCAGATGCTCGCCGCGCTGGCCAGGGCGCTGCGCCTGAGCGCGGACGAACGCGACTACCTCTACCGCCTGGCCGGCCGTCCGGTCCCCGCGCACGGCGGACCGGCCTCGCACGTCCACCCCGGCATGCTCGACCTGCTCAGCCGCCTGACTTCGACCCCCGCACAGGTCATCACCGACCTCCACGTCACCCTCGTACAGAACCCGCCCGCGGTGGCGCTCCTCGGGGACCACTCCGGTTTCCGGGGCGCGCGGGCCAGCTTCGTCCACCGGTGGTTCACCGACCCCGCGGCGCGGCAGCTGTATCCGGAGGCCGACCACGAGCAGCAGTCCCGGGCCTTCGTCGCCGACCTGCGGGCGGCGGCCGCCAGACGCGACGTCAAGGACACCGAGGCCGCCTCGATGATCGGCTCACTGCTCGACGCCTCCCCGCGGTTCGCCGCCCTGTGGGCCGAGCACGAGGTGGGCCTGCGCCGCGACGACCGCAAACGCCTCGTCCACCCCACGCTGGGCCTGATCGAGGTCAACTGCCTGAGCCTGTTCAGTGAGGACGGCCGGCAGCGGCTCCTGTGGTTCACCCCGGCGGTCGGCACGGACAGCGCCGGTCTCCTGGACCTGCTCGCCGTCCTGGGCACCCAGGACGTCACCGGCCCGGCCGGCTGA
- a CDS encoding tautomerase family protein: MPFAHFKVPAGTVTAEDKKKIVERTTDLYAEIYGERARPNTLVLIDEVVDGGWGFGGTVLTAALLSGDA; the protein is encoded by the coding sequence ATGCCTTTCGCCCACTTCAAGGTTCCCGCCGGCACCGTCACCGCCGAGGACAAGAAGAAGATCGTCGAGCGGACCACCGACCTGTACGCCGAGATCTACGGCGAGCGTGCCCGCCCCAACACCCTGGTGCTGATCGACGAAGTCGTCGACGGGGGGTGGGGGTTCGGTGGCACGGTCCTCACCGCCGCCCTGCTCAGCGGCGACGCCTGA